A stretch of the Cheilinus undulatus linkage group 11, ASM1832078v1, whole genome shotgun sequence genome encodes the following:
- the ddx23 gene encoding probable ATP-dependent RNA helicase DDX23, translated as MAADSMDKKDAESSGTKDRDRKRSRSRERDRKLSPSRKRHRSRERNRSKSVERDRRPKDKDRDKDRDRDKDRERSRKDRDSHRRDKDRSKRSRSLSPKSKDSKLKREKDIKTEEEEDEKKKKEKVQPLSLEELLAKKKAEEEAEAKPKFLSRAEREAEAIKRREQQTEERRRMVDEERKKRRVFQDMGRKMLEDPQERERRERRERMERENNGNEEDDGRQKLREEKDKGKELQAIKERYLGGLKKRRRTRHLNDRKFVFEWDASEDTSVDYNPIYKEKHQVQLYGRGFIAGIDLKQQKREQSRFYGDLMEKRRTLEEKEQEETRLKKMRKKEAKQRWDDRHWSQKKLDEMTDRDWRIFREDYSITTKGGKIPNPIRNWKEYSLPAHILEVIDKCGYKDPTPIQRQAIPIGLQNRDIIGVAETGSGKTAAFLIPLLVWITTLPKIDRIEDSDQGPYAVILAPTRELAQQIEEETIKFGKPLGIRTVAVIGGISREDQGFRLRMGCEIVIATPGRLIDVLENRYLVLGRCTYVVLDEADRMIDMGFEPDVQKILEYIPVTNQKPDTDEAEDPEKMMMNFESGKHKYRQTVMFTATMPPAVERLARSYLRRPAVVYIGSAGKPHERVEQKVLLMSEGEKRKKLLEVLASGFEPPIIIFVNQKKGCDVLAKSLEKMGYNACTLHGGKGQEQREFALSNLKAGAKDILVATDVAGRGIDIQDVSMVINYDMAKNIEDYIHRIGRTGRAGKSGVAMTFLTKEDSAVFYDLKQAILESPVSTCPPELANHPDAQHKPGTILTKKRREETIFA; from the exons ATGGCAGCGGACTCCATGGACAAGAAGGATGCTGAATCCTCAGGGACcaaagacagagacaggaaaCGCAGCCGATCTAGAGAGCGGGACCGAAAACTCTCCCCATCACGAAAACGCCATCGATCCCGGGAAAGAAATCGATCAAAATCTGTAGAAAG AGACAGACGCCCgaaagacaaagacagagacaagGATCGAGACAGAGAcaaggacagagagaggagccgtAAGGACAGAGACAGCCATCGACGTGACAAAGACCGCAGCAAGAGGTCCAG AAGTCTCTCCCCCAAGTCGAAGGATTCAAAgttaaagagagagaaggatatcaaaacagaagaggaggaagatgagaaaaagaagaaagagaag GTCCAGCCTCTGTCTTTGGAAGAGCTTCTCGCCAAGAAGAAGGCAGAAGAGGAAGCAGAGGCAAAA ccCAAGTTCCTTTCCAGGGCCGAGCGAGAAGCTGAGGCTATAAAACGAAGGGAACAACAGACAGAAGAGAGGAGGCGGATGGTGGacgaggagaggaaaaaaagaagggTTTTCCAGGACATGGGGAGAAAAATGCTTG AGGATCcccaggagagagagagacgagaGCGAAGAGAAAGAATGGAGCGAGAAAACAACGGGAACGAAGAGGATGACGGACGACAAAAGCTCAGGGAGGAGAAGGATAAAGGCAAAGAGCTCCAGGCCATCAAG GAGCGTTACCTGGGAGGACTGAAGAAACGCCGAAGAACTCGCCATCTGAACGACAGAAAGTTTGTCTTTGAGTGGGATGCTTCTGAAGACACTTCAGTCGACTACAACCCCAT ttataaagaaaaacatcaggTACAGCTTTATGGACGAGGCTTCATCGCTGGCATCGACTTGAAGCAGCAGAAAAGAGAGCAGTCCCGTTTTTATGGTGACCTGATGGAGAAGAGGCGAACGCTGGAAGAGAAGGAGCAGGAAGA gaCGAGGCTGAAGAAGATGCGTAAGAAAGAAGCCAAGCAGCGCTGGGATGACAGACACTGGTCTCAGAAGAAGCTGGACGAGATGACAGACCGAGACTGGAGAATCTTTAGAGAGGATTACAGCATCACCACTAAGGGAGGAAAGATCCCAAACCCCATCAGGAACTGGAAGGAGTATTCGCTGCCGGCGCACATCCTGGAGGTTATCGACAAGTGTGGCTACAAG GATCCGACACCTATCCAGAGGCAGGCCATTCCTATTGGTTTACAGAACCGTGACATCATCGGCGTGGCTGAGACTGGTAGCGGTAAAACAGCTGCTTTCCTGATTCCACTGTTGGTCTGGATCACCACCCTGCCAAAGATCGACAG GATTGAAGACTCAGACCAGGGTCCTTATGCTGTGATCCTGGCTCCGACTCGTGAGTTGGCTCAGCAGATTGAAGAGGAGACCATAAAGTTTGGTAAACCACTCGGCATCAGGACGGTGGCTGTGATTGGAGGAATCTCCAGAGAGGACCAGGGCTTCCGTCTCAGGATGGGCTGTGAG ATTGTGATTGCCACCCCTGGTCGTCTGATCGATGTGCTGGAGAATCGCTACCTGGTCCTGGGCCGCTGTACCTATGTGGTCCTGGACGAGGCTGATCGTATGATTGACATGGGTTTTGAGCCCGACGTCCAGAAGATTTTGGAGTACATCCCAGTGACCAATCAGAAACCAGACACAGATGAAGCAGAGGATCCTGagaagatgatgatgaactttgaaTCTGGAAAACATAAATACAGACAA ACGGTCATGTTTACGGCTACTATGCCTCCAGCTGTGGAGCGGCTGGCCAGAAGCTACCTGCGACGTCCTGCTGTGGTTTACATCGGTTCTGCTGGTAAACCACATGAGAGAGTGGAACAGAAGGTCCTGCTGATGtcagagggagagaagag GAAGAAGCTGTTGGAGGTGTTGGCTAGTGGCTTCGAGCCCCCCATCATCATCTTCGTCAACCAGAAGAAAGGTTGTGATGTGCTGGCCAAGTCTCTGGAGAAGATGGGA TACAATGCTTGCACCCTTCACGGTGGTAAAggacaggagcagagagagtTCGCACTCTCCAACCTCAAAGCTGGAGCTAAAGACATTCTGGTGGCCACAGACGTTGCTGGTCGAGGTATCGATATCCAGGACGTCTCCATGGTCATTAACTACGACATGGCCAAGAATATTGAAG ACTACATCCATCGTATCGGTCGTACGGGTCGTGCTGGTAAGAGCGGTGTTGCCATGACCTTCCTGACTAAAGAAGACTCGGCTGTATTCTACGACCTAAAGCAGGCCATCCTGGAGAGCCCGGTCTCCACCTGTCCTCCAGAGCTGGCCAACCACCCGGATGCCCAGCACAAACCTGGAACAATCCTGACCAAGAAGAGGCGCGAAGAGACCATCTTTGCCTGA